From a region of the Flavobacterium sediminilitoris genome:
- the uvrA gene encoding excinuclease ABC subunit UvrA yields the protein MLNTDDTIEIIGARAHNLKNIDVTIPREKLVVITGLSGSGKSSLAFDTIYAEGQRRYIETFSAYARQFLGGLERPDVDKIDGLSPVIAIEQKTTSKSPRSTVGTITEIYDFLRLLYARAADAYSYNTGEKMVSYSDEQIKKLIIEDFQGKRINILAPVIRSRKGHYRELFEQISKQGFLKVRVDGQIKDLEFGMKIDRYKTHDIEIVIDRLAIEDDEDTDKRLNESIKTAMYHGDDILMVIEQESQEARYYSRTLMCPSSGISYPNPEPNNFSFNSPKGACSNCNGLGTVHEINLGKIIPNPKLSIKNGGFIPLGDYKNSWIFKQLEIIAQKFEFKITDPIETLPKEAMEMILYGGNEKFSVVSKVMGITKDYKIDFEGISNFIKNQYEESNSASIKRWAKEFMDENDCPECNGTRLRKEALYFKINEKNIGDLVQMDISELAEWFANLPKHLSEKQATIATEILKEIIARLQFLLDVGLNYLSLNRGSKTLSGGEAQRIRLATQIGSQLVGVLYILDEPSIGLHQRDNERLIKSLESLRDLGNSVIVVEHDKDMIERADHVIDIGPKAGRFGGQIISEGTPQEILKHNTITAQYMNGKMSIEVPTTRREGNGKTLKLTGATGNNLKNVTVEFPLGKLICVTGVSGSGKSTLINETLYPILNTHFFNAVKKPQPYKKIEGLEHIDKVIDIDQSPIGRTPRSNPATYTDVFSEIRSLFTLTPEAQIRGYKPGRFSFNVKGGRCETCEGSGVRTIEMSFLPDVYVECETCQGKRFNRETLEIRYKGKSISDILNMTVDEAVDFFENIPKIYRKVKTIQDVGLGYITLGQQSTTLSGGEAQRVKLATELSKKDTGNTFYILDEPTTGLHFEDIRVLMDVINKLVDKGNTVLIIEHNLDVVKLADYVIDIGYEGGKGGGQLIAKGTPEEIIKNKKSYTAQFLKKELS from the coding sequence ATGTTAAACACAGACGATACTATTGAGATCATAGGTGCAAGAGCACATAACCTAAAAAATATAGATGTTACCATTCCCAGAGAAAAGCTAGTTGTTATAACTGGATTATCGGGTTCTGGAAAATCTTCCCTTGCATTTGATACTATTTATGCAGAAGGTCAGCGTAGATATATTGAAACCTTTTCAGCTTATGCCAGACAATTTTTAGGTGGATTAGAAAGACCCGATGTAGATAAAATTGATGGTCTTTCACCTGTTATCGCAATTGAACAAAAAACAACTAGTAAAAGTCCGCGTTCAACTGTTGGTACAATAACCGAAATATATGACTTTCTCCGTCTTTTATATGCCAGAGCAGCAGATGCTTATAGCTATAATACAGGAGAGAAAATGGTTTCTTACTCAGATGAGCAAATAAAAAAACTTATTATTGAAGACTTTCAAGGCAAAAGAATTAACATATTAGCGCCTGTAATTCGTTCTAGAAAAGGACATTATAGAGAATTATTTGAACAAATTTCAAAACAAGGTTTTTTAAAAGTTCGTGTAGATGGACAAATTAAGGATTTAGAATTTGGAATGAAAATAGATCGATATAAAACACATGATATCGAAATTGTAATTGATAGACTTGCCATTGAAGATGATGAAGATACTGATAAAAGATTAAATGAAAGTATTAAAACGGCAATGTACCATGGAGATGATATTTTAATGGTAATTGAACAAGAAAGTCAAGAAGCACGCTATTATAGTAGAACATTAATGTGTCCTTCATCGGGAATATCTTATCCTAATCCTGAACCTAATAACTTTTCTTTCAACTCTCCAAAAGGAGCTTGTTCTAATTGTAACGGATTAGGAACCGTTCACGAAATTAATCTTGGAAAAATTATACCTAATCCAAAACTATCTATAAAAAACGGTGGTTTTATTCCTCTAGGAGATTATAAAAATTCATGGATTTTTAAACAATTAGAAATAATTGCACAAAAATTTGAATTCAAAATAACAGACCCTATTGAAACACTTCCAAAAGAAGCAATGGAAATGATTTTATATGGAGGAAATGAAAAATTCTCTGTTGTTTCTAAAGTAATGGGAATTACAAAAGACTATAAAATTGATTTTGAAGGAATTTCAAACTTTATCAAAAATCAATATGAAGAAAGTAATTCAGCTTCCATAAAGCGTTGGGCAAAAGAATTCATGGACGAAAATGATTGCCCTGAATGTAATGGAACACGTTTAAGAAAAGAAGCACTTTATTTTAAAATAAATGAAAAAAACATAGGAGATTTAGTCCAAATGGATATCTCTGAATTAGCAGAATGGTTTGCTAATTTACCAAAGCATTTATCCGAAAAACAAGCGACTATTGCAACTGAAATATTAAAAGAAATAATTGCTCGACTTCAATTTTTACTTGATGTTGGTTTAAATTATCTATCCTTAAATAGAGGTTCTAAAACATTATCTGGTGGAGAAGCACAACGTATTCGCTTAGCAACACAAATTGGATCACAATTAGTAGGCGTTTTATATATTTTAGACGAACCTAGTATTGGCTTACATCAAAGAGATAATGAACGCTTAATAAAGTCCTTAGAAAGCCTTCGCGATCTAGGAAATTCTGTTATTGTTGTAGAACATGATAAAGACATGATTGAAAGAGCTGATCATGTTATTGATATTGGTCCAAAAGCTGGTCGTTTCGGTGGTCAAATTATTAGCGAAGGAACTCCACAAGAAATTTTAAAGCACAATACTATTACCGCTCAATACATGAATGGAAAAATGAGTATTGAAGTTCCTACAACACGTAGAGAAGGAAATGGAAAAACACTAAAGTTAACTGGTGCAACAGGAAATAATTTAAAAAATGTAACTGTAGAATTTCCATTAGGAAAACTAATCTGTGTTACAGGTGTTTCTGGAAGTGGGAAATCTACATTAATTAACGAAACACTCTACCCTATTTTAAATACGCACTTCTTTAATGCAGTAAAAAAACCACAACCATATAAAAAAATTGAAGGACTAGAACATATTGACAAAGTAATTGACATAGATCAAAGTCCAATAGGAAGAACTCCAAGAAGTAATCCTGCTACTTATACTGATGTTTTCTCAGAAATAAGAAGTCTATTTACCCTAACACCAGAAGCTCAAATTAGAGGATACAAACCTGGTCGTTTCAGCTTTAATGTAAAAGGTGGTCGTTGTGAAACTTGCGAAGGTTCTGGTGTTCGTACTATAGAAATGAGTTTTCTACCTGATGTATATGTAGAATGTGAAACATGTCAAGGTAAACGTTTTAATAGAGAAACTTTAGAAATCAGATATAAAGGAAAATCTATTTCCGATATATTAAATATGACTGTTGACGAAGCAGTAGACTTCTTTGAAAACATTCCAAAAATATATAGAAAAGTAAAAACCATCCAAGATGTTGGATTAGGCTATATAACTCTTGGACAGCAAAGCACAACCCTTTCTGGTGGTGAAGCGCAACGAGTAAAACTCGCAACAGAACTTTCAAAGAAAGATACAGGTAATACTTTTTATATATTAGATGAACCTACAACTGGTCTACATTTTGAAGATATTCGTGTTTTAATGGATGTTATCAATAAATTAGTAGACAAAGGAAATACTGTATTAATTATTGAACATAACTTAGATGTTGTAAAACTAGCCGATTATGTTATTGATATTGGATATGAAGGCGGAAAAGGTGGTGGACAATTAATAGCAAAAGGAACACCCGAAGAAATTATAAAAAATAAGAAAAGTTATACTGCCCAGTTTTTAAAAAAAGAATTATCTTAG
- a CDS encoding LOG family protein has translation MALEQYENEDYRIQEKFKQKTWNEIRTNDSWAIFKIMSEFVNGYEAMGRIGPCVSIFGSARTKPEDKYYLLAEKIAYKISKGGYGVITGGGPGIMEAGNKGAHYGGGTSVGLNIDLPFEQHFNPYIDRDKNLNFDYFFVRKVMFVKYSQGFVVMPGGFGTLDELFEAITLIQTKKIAKFPIILVGTEFWSGLMDWVKTVLLEKFNNVSSHDLDLFTIVDNEDQVLEALDNFYKKYNLSPNF, from the coding sequence ATGGCATTAGAGCAATACGAAAACGAAGATTACAGAATTCAAGAGAAATTCAAACAAAAAACTTGGAACGAAATAAGAACAAACGATTCTTGGGCAATTTTTAAAATCATGTCTGAATTTGTTAATGGATATGAAGCAATGGGAAGAATTGGCCCTTGTGTATCTATATTTGGTTCGGCAAGAACAAAACCAGAAGACAAATACTATTTATTAGCTGAAAAAATAGCCTATAAAATTAGTAAAGGTGGTTATGGTGTTATTACTGGTGGTGGTCCTGGTATTATGGAAGCTGGAAATAAAGGAGCTCATTATGGTGGTGGAACTTCGGTAGGTTTAAACATCGATTTACCTTTTGAACAACATTTCAACCCTTATATTGATAGAGATAAAAACTTAAATTTTGATTATTTCTTCGTAAGAAAAGTAATGTTTGTAAAATATTCTCAAGGATTTGTAGTAATGCCAGGTGGTTTTGGAACATTGGATGAATTATTTGAAGCAATTACGCTAATTCAAACTAAAAAAATTGCTAAATTCCCTATAATATTAGTCGGAACAGAGTTCTGGAGCGGTTTAATGGATTGGGTAAAAACAGTACTTTTAGAAAAATTCAACAATGTAAGCTCTCACGATTTAGATTTATTTACAATTGTTGACAATGAAGACCAAGTATTAGAAGCACTTGATAATTTTTATAAAAAATACAATCTGTCTCCTAATTTTTAA
- a CDS encoding YgaP family membrane protein, with amino-acid sequence MKKNIGNGDRFLRIIIGVIALILGLSGSIDGTLKWIVLVLGLVMVVTSSIQFCGIYALLGINTCKVKHHKKNKR; translated from the coding sequence ATGAAAAAAAATATTGGGAATGGGGATCGTTTTCTTCGAATTATTATTGGTGTAATTGCATTGATATTAGGGCTTTCAGGTTCTATTGATGGTACACTAAAATGGATTGTATTAGTATTAGGTTTAGTAATGGTTGTTACATCTTCAATACAATTTTGCGGAATTTATGCACTTTTAGGTATAAATACTTGTAAAGTGAAGCATCATAAGAAAAATAAAAGATAA
- a CDS encoding rhodanese-like domain-containing protein, translating into MKFRLVIISFVFLAATACLKEKTEGITVSDVVFEQRMNEKDVQLVDVRTSDEFSSGHLINAMNIDVKADDFDVKVTNLDKQKPVLVYCKSGGRSSKAVEKLKNLGFTNIVELDGGITSWKANGKPIEN; encoded by the coding sequence ATGAAATTTAGATTAGTAATTATTAGCTTTGTTTTCTTAGCAGCAACTGCTTGTTTAAAAGAAAAAACAGAAGGTATTACCGTTTCTGATGTTGTGTTTGAGCAGAGAATGAATGAGAAAGATGTGCAATTAGTTGATGTGAGAACTTCTGATGAGTTTTCTTCTGGGCATCTTATAAATGCTATGAATATTGATGTTAAAGCCGATGATTTTGATGTTAAAGTGACTAATCTAGATAAACAAAAACCAGTTTTAGTATATTGTAAATCAGGAGGAAGAAGTAGTAAAGCTGTTGAGAAACTTAAAAATCTAGGTTTTACTAATATTGTAGAGTTAGATGGAGGAATTACGAGTTGGAAAGCGAATGGAAAACCAATAGAAAATTAA
- the trxA gene encoding thioredoxin yields the protein MNEKFNALIGQEQLTLVDFYADWCGPCKTMSPILQETKSILKDEVKIIKINVDQYQDLASEFMVRGVPTLILFKEGKMLWRQSGVVSSRDLVSIIKQQLN from the coding sequence ATGAATGAAAAATTTAATGCACTTATAGGACAGGAACAATTAACCTTGGTAGATTTTTATGCTGACTGGTGTGGACCGTGTAAAACAATGTCGCCTATATTACAAGAAACAAAATCGATATTGAAAGATGAGGTTAAAATTATTAAAATAAATGTTGATCAATATCAAGATTTAGCGAGTGAGTTTATGGTAAGAGGTGTGCCGACTTTAATTTTATTTAAAGAAGGTAAAATGTTATGGAGACAATCAGGAGTTGTTTCATCAAGAGACTTAGTTTCAATTATTAAACAGCAATTGAATTAA
- a CDS encoding DEAD/DEAH box helicase, with protein sequence MKTFQDFDLPKSLQKAIDELGFVHPTPIQEKSFSVVLSGRDMMGIAQTGTGKTFAYLVPILKQWKFQNTDSPRVLILVPTRELVVQVVEEVEKLTQFMSVRSLGIYGGVNINTQRKSLAEGVDILVGTPGRTMDLALDGVLRFDALQKLVIDEFDEILNLGFRVQLTSILSMMKSKRQNILFSATMTEDVDAVLDEFFEFPEEVSLAPSGTPLEQITQKLYHVPNFLTKVNVIKHLLSTDETTERVLIFVNNKKLVDVAFELLNEDFPDQFGVIHSNKSQNYRLSTMANFQNAKLRGIITTDVMARGLDISDITHVFNLQFSEIPEQYIHRIGRTGRADKEGIAISFVAPYEDEKLLAVEMLMNMEIDILEMPDSIEISEKKLEFEKDKRRFKSIGKKINTDERGAAFHEKKDKNKKVNLGGPGKTKPRKTAPRNRAAEAKKAAKRKKK encoded by the coding sequence ATGAAAACATTTCAAGATTTCGACTTACCTAAATCACTTCAAAAAGCAATAGATGAACTAGGTTTTGTTCATCCAACTCCAATTCAGGAAAAATCATTTTCAGTGGTTTTATCAGGAAGAGACATGATGGGAATTGCTCAAACTGGTACGGGTAAAACATTTGCGTATTTAGTTCCTATTTTAAAACAATGGAAATTTCAAAATACAGATTCTCCTAGAGTTCTTATCCTTGTACCTACTCGTGAACTTGTAGTTCAAGTAGTGGAAGAAGTAGAGAAACTAACCCAATTTATGTCTGTTCGTTCACTTGGTATTTATGGAGGCGTTAATATCAATACTCAACGTAAAAGTTTAGCTGAAGGAGTTGATATTTTAGTAGGAACTCCAGGACGAACAATGGATTTAGCTCTTGATGGAGTTTTACGTTTCGATGCTTTACAAAAATTAGTTATTGATGAGTTTGATGAAATCTTAAATCTTGGTTTTCGCGTTCAATTAACATCTATCCTATCTATGATGAAAAGCAAAAGACAAAATATTCTGTTTTCTGCTACTATGACTGAAGATGTAGATGCTGTTTTAGATGAATTTTTTGAATTTCCAGAAGAAGTATCTTTAGCTCCTAGTGGAACACCATTAGAGCAAATTACTCAAAAATTATATCATGTACCTAATTTCCTTACGAAAGTTAACGTAATTAAACATCTTTTATCTACAGATGAAACAACAGAGCGTGTTTTAATTTTCGTAAACAATAAAAAATTAGTAGATGTTGCTTTTGAATTATTAAATGAAGATTTCCCAGATCAGTTTGGAGTAATCCACTCTAATAAATCTCAAAATTACCGTTTGAGTACAATGGCTAATTTTCAAAATGCAAAACTAAGAGGAATCATCACAACCGATGTAATGGCTCGTGGTTTAGATATTTCAGATATTACTCATGTTTTCAATTTACAATTTTCTGAAATTCCAGAACAATATATTCATAGAATTGGTAGAACAGGTCGTGCTGACAAAGAAGGTATTGCTATTAGTTTTGTGGCACCTTATGAAGACGAAAAATTATTAGCTGTTGAAATGCTAATGAATATGGAAATTGATATTTTAGAAATGCCCGATTCTATTGAAATTTCAGAGAAAAAACTTGAATTTGAAAAAGACAAACGTAGATTTAAATCTATTGGTAAAAAAATAAATACTGACGAAAGAGGTGCTGCTTTCCATGAAAAGAAAGATAAAAATAAGAAAGTAAATCTTGGTGGACCTGGAAAAACAAAACCTAGAAAAACAGCGCCTAGAAACAGAGCTGCTGAAGCAAAAAAAGCAGCTAAACGGAAAAAGAAATAA
- a CDS encoding pentapeptide repeat-containing protein, producing MTNDFFQDQQFSGNIFKEDDIKYKEFENCQFINCDFRNCYFTSVYFIDCTFTECNFNDTKINYVSLRGVEFFKCDFTNVNFAMTDQVIYDFNFTDCLLDYSKFYALKLKKIRFTGCSLVSADFMKTDLTEAIFDHCDLRRTVFIETTLNKADFTTSFNYTLDPEINKIKKAQFSLEGLQGLLSKYDIIIK from the coding sequence ATGACAAACGATTTTTTTCAAGATCAACAATTTTCAGGAAATATTTTCAAAGAAGATGATATTAAATATAAAGAATTTGAAAATTGTCAATTTATCAATTGTGATTTTAGAAACTGCTATTTTACTAGCGTATATTTTATAGATTGTACATTTACAGAATGTAATTTTAATGATACTAAAATTAATTATGTTTCTTTACGTGGTGTAGAATTTTTTAAATGCGACTTTACAAATGTAAATTTTGCCATGACAGATCAAGTTATTTACGATTTTAATTTTACAGACTGCCTTTTAGATTATTCCAAATTTTATGCTTTAAAATTAAAAAAAATAAGATTTACAGGTTGTAGTCTTGTTTCTGCCGATTTTATGAAAACCGATTTAACAGAAGCAATCTTTGATCATTGCGACTTACGCAGAACCGTTTTCATAGAAACAACACTTAACAAAGCTGATTTCACAACAAGTTTCAACTACACTCTTGATCCTGAAATAAATAAAATAAAAAAAGCACAATTTTCACTAGAAGGATTACAAGGCTTATTGTCAAAATATGATATTATTATAAAATAA
- a CDS encoding tyrosinase family protein, translating into MKKLILLLSTILITGLSYSQSKNNVKYVRLNASSPEAQADLEAMNVAFKKMREMDCSNGIAWYYQGAMHNIPKEINGKNVLCPEYQTSADKLWAWGDCTHNGTQNAKLHFLLWHRMYIWYLEKIVRELSGKADFALPYWNYGQNNTMPSLLSNKETSLYEQARYSVLNEGKPIPADNVEQIELALNELKTNPTFTGDAGFSRSLEGSPHGYMHDLIGGSYANPSETFFNEIYQLNDYSGLMANVPSAGFDPVFWLHHSMVDRIWESWDVTAYGQRPTLAELEANPWVYEFIQPDGSHITYTMKELYDVVFNLDYSYDNLLYTSEPAVLATNESMAKSKIAFQDPKTKVIWEQKVGKTLGDDVFKHKIVNTLSKSTNKVLKSSANAYIVLNLDVVVYKEPKDYYTVYLRYPGKEDQYVGTMTFFGVAHDHGTGENHTIGENGVKLNYSYYVSDDLLDSDKNFEVIIKKKGGGDVKVTLEKISMTTIN; encoded by the coding sequence ATGAAAAAACTAATTCTTTTATTATCAACTATTTTGATTACAGGCTTAAGCTATAGTCAAAGTAAAAACAACGTAAAATACGTGCGATTGAATGCTTCTTCTCCTGAAGCACAAGCTGATTTGGAAGCCATGAATGTTGCTTTCAAGAAAATGCGAGAGATGGACTGTAGTAATGGTATAGCTTGGTATTATCAAGGTGCTATGCATAATATTCCAAAAGAGATTAACGGAAAAAATGTACTTTGTCCGGAATATCAAACTAGTGCAGATAAATTATGGGCTTGGGGAGATTGTACACATAATGGAACACAAAATGCAAAACTACATTTTCTTCTTTGGCATAGAATGTATATTTGGTACTTAGAAAAGATAGTTAGAGAATTATCGGGGAAAGCTGATTTTGCCTTGCCATACTGGAATTATGGGCAAAATAATACGATGCCAAGTTTGTTGAGTAATAAAGAAACTTCTTTATATGAACAAGCAAGGTATAGTGTGCTTAATGAAGGGAAACCTATTCCTGCGGATAATGTGGAGCAGATTGAGTTAGCACTTAATGAGTTGAAAACAAACCCTACTTTTACAGGAGATGCTGGTTTTAGTAGAAGTTTAGAAGGTTCGCCTCATGGTTATATGCATGATTTAATAGGAGGATCATATGCTAATCCAAGTGAGACTTTTTTTAATGAAATTTATCAATTGAATGATTATTCAGGATTAATGGCAAATGTGCCTTCTGCTGGTTTTGATCCTGTTTTTTGGTTACATCACAGTATGGTGGATCGTATTTGGGAATCTTGGGATGTTACGGCTTATGGACAACGTCCTACGTTAGCAGAATTAGAAGCCAATCCTTGGGTTTATGAATTTATACAACCTGATGGAAGTCATATTACCTATACTATGAAAGAATTATATGATGTAGTGTTTAATTTAGATTATAGTTATGATAATTTACTTTATACTTCTGAACCTGCTGTTTTAGCAACCAATGAATCAATGGCAAAGAGTAAGATTGCGTTTCAAGATCCAAAAACAAAAGTTATTTGGGAACAAAAAGTAGGAAAAACACTTGGAGATGATGTTTTTAAGCATAAAATAGTTAATACTTTATCGAAAAGTACTAATAAAGTTTTAAAAAGTAGCGCTAATGCTTATATAGTGTTGAATTTAGATGTAGTAGTTTATAAAGAGCCAAAAGATTATTATACGGTATATCTTCGCTATCCTGGAAAAGAAGATCAATATGTTGGAACAATGACTTTTTTTGGTGTTGCTCATGATCATGGAACAGGAGAAAACCATACTATAGGAGAAAATGGTGTAAAACTAAATTACTCTTATTATGTTTCTGATGATTTATTGGATTCTGATAAAAACTTTGAGGTAATAATCAAAAAGAAAGGTGGTGGAGATGTGAAAGTTACATTGGAGAAAATCAGTATGACAACTATCAACTAG